Within the Opitutaceae bacterium TAV5 genome, the region ATGTCCACGTTGCCGTACAGCGTGAGGACGCCGTCGCGGGCAGGCGCCGGACGCAGCCGGAAAAACCATGCCAGCCCGACGACCGCGACAAGCAGGAGGAGAACGGGGAGTTTTTTTTTCATGAAAGGACGGCGGAGGTGATCGCAGAAGAGACGGAGACCGAAGCACAGCGTATGATTTCCCTATGGAACAGGATCATTTTGAATAAACCGCTAACGGACGCTAAACCGGATTTTTTCCGATTGTCCGGTTTTTAGCGACCATTAGCGATCTTTAGCGGTCTCCCTCTCTCCGGTTACCGCACGGCCAGGATAGCCGGGCCACACGCACGCCGTCCCTGAGGTTGCCCCGGATTACACCCGGTCCGTCGGGCCGGGGTGAAATCGCCGTTGCCACCTGGCCTTCCGGACGGTGGTCTGGAAGGGAACGCATGAAAATCGACATTCCCGAAGGCGACTTCGCCGGCTACATCTTCGACCTCGACGGCACTCTCGTTAACTCGATGCCCGTCCACTACCTCGCCTGGGACGAGGCCATGCGCGGGTTTGGCATGCCCGGCACCCTCAACGAAGATCTCTTTTATTCCCTCAGCGGCGTCTCCACCGTGCAGGTCGCGGAAATCCTCGGCAAACACTACCAGCTCGACCTCGACCGCGAAACCGTGGCCTCCCGCAAGGAGGCGCTTTATCTCGACCGGCTCGACAAACTCGAACACATCGCCCCGGTCGTCGACTTCGCCCGCCGCATTTCGAAAACCCGCCCGGTTGCCATCGCCACCGGCGGCGGCCCCGAAATCGCCCTGCCCGCGCTCGACGCCGCCGGCCTGCGCGACCTGTTCCCGATCATCGTCACCCCGCTCGACGTCGCTCCCGGCCGGGGCAAGCCCGAGCCCGACATCTTTATCGAGGC harbors:
- a CDS encoding haloacid dehalogenase encodes the protein MKIDIPEGDFAGYIFDLDGTLVNSMPVHYLAWDEAMRGFGMPGTLNEDLFYSLSGVSTVQVAEILGKHYQLDLDRETVASRKEALYLDRLDKLEHIAPVVDFARRISKTRPVAIATGGGPEIALPALDAAGLRDLFPIIVTPLDVAPGRGKPEPDIFIEAARRMGVPPGKCLVFEDGEPGIRGARAAGMQVVIVPSRT